A region from the Lentimonas sp. CC4 genome encodes:
- the groL gene encoding chaperonin GroEL (60 kDa chaperone family; promotes refolding of misfolded polypeptides especially under stressful conditions; forms two stacked rings of heptamers to form a barrel-shaped 14mer; ends can be capped by GroES; misfolded proteins enter the barrel where they are refolded when GroES binds), with product MAKQILFDEAARKKILAGVETLAKAVKVTLGPKGRNVLIDKKFGAPSVTKDGVTVAKEIDLADPYENMGAQMVREVASKTADSAGDGTTTATVLAEAVYREGIKNVAAGANPIYLKRGIDKAVAAATAAFAKQSKKVKDREEIRQVATVSANWDAEIGDIIADAMDRVGKDGTITVEEAKGIETSLDVVEGMQFDKGYLSPYFCTDAESQEVNFDDAYILINEKKISNLNEVLPLLQLAAKSGKPLLIIAEDIEGEALAALVVNKLRGTLNVAAVKAPGFGDRRKAMLEDIAVLTGGRCITEDLGIKLENVQLSDLGSAKRVSVDKENTIIVEGGGKSSEIQGRVKQIRRQIEATTSDYDREKLQERLAKIAGGVAVINVGAQTEPEMKEKKDRVDDALHATRAAVEEGILPGGGVALLRAAKAIETAAGTLEGDEALGAWIVRRAIEAPLRQLCLNAGVEGSLVVSEVLKSKGSKGYNVATGEYVDLLAAGIVDPAMVTRTALQNAGSVAGMLLTTECMITDAPEEGGAAGGHGMPDMGGMGGMGGMGGMM from the coding sequence ATGGCTAAGCAAATTTTATTTGATGAAGCAGCACGTAAAAAGATTCTAGCAGGTGTTGAAACACTTGCTAAGGCTGTCAAAGTAACACTCGGACCGAAGGGACGTAATGTTCTTATCGACAAGAAGTTCGGTGCACCTTCAGTGACTAAGGACGGTGTCACCGTTGCTAAGGAAATCGATCTCGCTGATCCTTACGAAAACATGGGCGCACAAATGGTGCGTGAGGTGGCTTCTAAGACAGCAGACTCTGCTGGTGATGGCACTACTACTGCAACCGTTCTCGCTGAAGCGGTTTACCGTGAAGGTATCAAGAACGTAGCTGCTGGCGCGAACCCGATCTACCTCAAGCGTGGTATCGATAAGGCTGTTGCTGCGGCAACTGCGGCATTCGCAAAGCAAAGCAAGAAGGTCAAAGACCGCGAAGAAATTCGTCAGGTTGCAACTGTTTCTGCGAACTGGGATGCTGAAATCGGCGACATCATTGCAGACGCAATGGACCGCGTTGGTAAAGACGGCACAATCACCGTTGAAGAAGCTAAGGGTATCGAAACATCCCTCGACGTTGTCGAAGGTATGCAGTTCGATAAGGGCTACCTCTCTCCATACTTCTGCACAGACGCTGAGTCTCAAGAAGTGAACTTCGACGATGCTTACATTCTCATCAACGAGAAGAAGATCAGCAACCTGAACGAAGTGCTTCCACTCCTTCAGCTCGCTGCTAAGTCCGGCAAGCCATTGCTCATCATCGCTGAAGACATCGAAGGCGAAGCACTTGCTGCACTCGTCGTGAATAAGCTCCGTGGCACATTGAATGTAGCAGCTGTTAAGGCTCCTGGATTCGGTGATCGCCGTAAGGCAATGCTTGAAGACATCGCAGTGCTCACTGGCGGTCGTTGCATCACTGAAGATCTCGGCATCAAGCTTGAGAACGTTCAGTTGAGCGATCTCGGTAGCGCAAAGCGCGTGTCGGTTGATAAGGAAAACACAATTATCGTCGAAGGTGGCGGTAAGAGCTCCGAGATCCAAGGCCGCGTCAAGCAGATCCGCCGTCAAATCGAAGCAACGACTTCTGACTACGATCGTGAGAAGCTCCAAGAGCGTCTTGCTAAGATCGCTGGTGGTGTCGCCGTCATCAATGTTGGTGCACAGACTGAACCAGAAATGAAGGAGAAGAAGGATCGCGTGGACGATGCATTGCACGCAACACGTGCTGCGGTTGAAGAAGGGATCCTTCCAGGTGGTGGCGTCGCATTGCTACGCGCTGCTAAGGCAATCGAAACAGCTGCTGGCACACTTGAAGGTGACGAAGCACTCGGCGCATGGATCGTGCGTCGTGCGATCGAAGCACCCCTTCGTCAGCTTTGCTTGAATGCAGGTGTTGAAGGTTCGCTCGTCGTTTCTGAAGTTCTCAAGTCCAAGGGCTCGAAGGGTTACAACGTCGCGACTGGCGAATACGTTGACCTGCTTGCTGCTGGTATCGTTGATCCAGCCATGGTAACTCGCACCGCGCTTCAAAACGCTGGTTCAGTTGCTGGTATGCTCCTCACCACTGAGTGCATGATCACAGACGCTCCTGAAGAAGGCGGCGCTGCTGGTGGTCATGGCATGCCTGACATGGGCGGCATGGGTGGAATGGGCGGAATGGGCGGCATGATGTAA
- a CDS encoding co-chaperone GroES → MKIKPLGERVLLQRIEEDEQIRGGIIIPDSAKEKSQEAEVVAIGTGKKDDAGKAIPFNVKVGDKVLLPGYGGTPVKVDGVEYILIEEDSILGVIA, encoded by the coding sequence ATGAAAATCAAACCACTCGGTGAACGCGTTCTTTTGCAACGCATTGAAGAAGACGAACAAATCCGCGGCGGCATCATCATTCCTGATTCTGCTAAAGAAAAATCTCAAGAAGCTGAAGTTGTAGCAATTGGCACTGGCAAGAAAGACGACGCTGGTAAGGCAATTCCTTTCAATGTGAAGGTGGGCGATAAAGTTCTCCTTCCTGGCTACGGTGGCACTCCTGTCAAAGTCGATGGTGTTGAATATATCCTCATCGAAGAAGACAGCATCCTCGGCGTTATTGCTTAA